One window of the Archangium primigenium genome contains the following:
- a CDS encoding DUF6209 family protein, whose protein sequence is MISRHGLGKSATIYFTCTWSQRLEGELKPGGKLGLYYDPHRMPLAPDYLFGMPGQPITVHVRFSEKGPVQSKVLWSRSGILRHVEKDPTGHGAMLLQEFVVPADAEELRVWFDYRGSDGQVHYDSDYGRDYRFRFVTRDLRVHPVPPSEHGASRQLRLAVNPEATQVRVRYRVLEKGVPGQVREAPLTDTGARDPEGGHIWLLPHAVLPSAVPVVFDLAYQLGGRTYVDDNSGRHFRKD, encoded by the coding sequence ATGATTTCGCGGCACGGACTCGGCAAATCCGCCACCATCTATTTCACCTGCACCTGGAGCCAACGGCTCGAGGGTGAGCTCAAGCCGGGCGGCAAGCTTGGCCTCTACTACGATCCACACCGGATGCCGCTGGCCCCCGATTACCTCTTTGGTATGCCCGGCCAGCCCATCACGGTGCACGTGCGGTTCTCCGAGAAGGGCCCGGTGCAGAGCAAGGTGCTGTGGTCGCGCTCCGGCATCCTTCGCCATGTCGAGAAGGATCCGACGGGCCACGGCGCGATGCTCCTCCAGGAGTTCGTCGTCCCCGCGGATGCCGAGGAGCTCCGCGTCTGGTTCGACTACCGGGGCAGTGATGGCCAGGTGCACTACGACAGCGACTACGGCCGCGACTACCGGTTCCGGTTCGTGACCCGGGATCTCCGGGTGCACCCGGTGCCGCCATCGGAGCACGGCGCCTCGCGCCAGCTCCGGCTCGCGGTCAACCCGGAGGCCACGCAGGTCCGCGTGCGCTACCGCGTGCTCGAAAAAGGCGTTCCTGGCCAGGTCCGGGAGGCGCCGCTCACGGACACCGGTGCCCGCGACCCGGAGGGGGGCCACATCTGGCTCCTCCCCCACGCGGTGCTCCCGAGCGCGGTGCCCGTGGTCTTCGACCTGGCCTACCAGCTCGGTGGCCGTACCTACGTCGACGACAACAGCGGCAGGCATTTTCGGAAGGACTGA
- a CDS encoding phytanoyl-CoA dioxygenase family protein: MNSSSQRRIEMHLQHGESLVARSAGGAWAECEPHHDLPHVYTVDTGTLAPGEPFRYVVRRADGTERAERFFAHSLERGGPMDVWEGIRAIDNAFYATEVREHLERRGFAVVRRVLSEDLLSTLRAVVQPLITDVWEANRAAHRDKINLEKVLLHVPHLLQALAEKVGPLLKSILGNEVFLEYEQVMVVRAGTAYATKCHRDVDGGKAGYSEASRRHKGSVHLWIPLVDIDATRACMYVDPFDAPGQSLDMTMRAGDALFLHNYVWHGSRANTSGVDRISWLLNFAPAPSHDESNPGADLNLQLLRGGVPTDLAPDVCNRLAQEKHRFLNLFDAFFTYDPSQLRMVHPDNRRGNHEARPLVAGTPRKPVQAQR, encoded by the coding sequence ATGAATTCGAGCAGTCAGCGACGCATCGAGATGCATCTACAGCACGGCGAGAGTCTGGTCGCGAGGTCCGCTGGCGGAGCGTGGGCCGAGTGCGAGCCGCACCACGACCTGCCGCACGTCTACACCGTCGACACGGGAACCTTGGCCCCCGGGGAGCCGTTCCGGTACGTGGTGCGCCGCGCCGACGGCACCGAGCGAGCGGAGCGATTCTTCGCCCATTCGCTTGAGCGGGGCGGGCCGATGGACGTCTGGGAAGGGATCCGTGCCATCGACAACGCCTTCTACGCCACCGAAGTCCGGGAGCACCTCGAGCGCCGCGGGTTCGCCGTGGTCCGACGCGTCCTGTCCGAGGATCTGCTGAGCACCTTGCGCGCTGTCGTGCAGCCCCTCATCACCGACGTATGGGAGGCGAACAGGGCGGCGCACCGGGACAAGATCAACCTGGAGAAGGTGCTGCTGCATGTTCCCCATCTCCTCCAGGCGCTGGCCGAGAAGGTGGGGCCGCTCCTCAAGAGCATCCTGGGGAACGAGGTGTTCCTCGAGTACGAGCAGGTCATGGTGGTGCGCGCGGGGACCGCGTATGCCACCAAGTGCCACCGGGATGTCGATGGCGGCAAGGCTGGCTACTCCGAGGCCTCGCGGCGCCACAAGGGCTCGGTGCACCTCTGGATCCCGCTCGTCGACATCGACGCGACGCGGGCGTGCATGTATGTCGATCCGTTCGATGCGCCCGGACAGTCCCTCGACATGACGATGCGGGCCGGCGACGCACTGTTCCTGCACAACTACGTGTGGCACGGGAGCCGCGCCAACACCTCTGGGGTGGACCGCATCTCCTGGCTGCTGAACTTCGCCCCCGCGCCGAGCCACGATGAGAGCAACCCGGGCGCCGACCTCAACCTCCAGCTCCTGCGCGGTGGAGTGCCCACGGACCTGGCCCCCGACGTGTGCAACCGGTTGGCCCAGGAGAAACACAGGTTCCTGAACCTCTTCGACGCATTCTTCACGTACGACCCGTCCCAGCTGCGCATGGTGCATCCGGACAACCGGCGCGGGAACCACGAGGCGCGGCCCCTGGTGGCGGGGACTCCACGCAAGCCCGTGCAAGCCCAGCGCTGA